In Mycobacterium gallinarum, a single window of DNA contains:
- a CDS encoding TylF/MycF/NovP-related O-methyltransferase — MAVTDRDVRPLYLDLLRRNLTRYGMHERMPARWSLRRRLVFKTANAILPMLNRVSPFGQTKRDLGVDWPAEAETMIGMQRLTSLQHCVETVLEEDIPGDLVECGVWRGGACILMRAVLAAYGDEKRCVWLADSFAGLPRPDTANYQADKGIRLDLFAGILGVPESEVRANFERYGLLDERVHFLPGWFKDTLHDAPIGQIAILRLDGDLYESTIQALDALYPRLSPGGYCIIDDYSIPACRQAVTDYRQKHGICAEVVDIDGTGALWRK, encoded by the coding sequence TTGGCCGTGACTGATCGCGATGTGCGACCTTTGTACCTCGATTTGCTCCGACGGAATCTGACCAGATATGGGATGCACGAGCGGATGCCCGCACGGTGGTCACTACGGCGACGCCTCGTCTTCAAGACCGCCAATGCAATTCTGCCGATGCTCAACCGAGTGAGCCCGTTCGGTCAGACCAAGCGCGACTTGGGCGTCGACTGGCCCGCCGAGGCCGAGACCATGATCGGCATGCAGAGGCTCACCAGTCTGCAGCATTGCGTCGAAACGGTGTTGGAAGAGGACATCCCTGGCGATCTGGTCGAGTGCGGCGTGTGGCGCGGCGGCGCCTGCATCCTGATGCGCGCGGTCCTGGCGGCATATGGCGATGAGAAACGATGCGTCTGGCTAGCCGATTCCTTTGCAGGCTTGCCACGCCCCGACACCGCAAATTATCAGGCGGACAAGGGGATTCGGCTTGACCTCTTTGCGGGAATATTAGGAGTGCCGGAATCGGAAGTCAGGGCGAATTTCGAGCGCTACGGGTTGCTCGATGAACGCGTCCACTTTCTTCCAGGGTGGTTCAAAGACACGCTTCACGATGCGCCGATCGGACAGATAGCGATACTGCGACTCGACGGCGACCTGTACGAATCGACGATACAAGCTCTTGACGCCCTCTACCCGCGACTGTCCCCTGGGGGTTATTGCATCATTGACGACTACTCGATCCCGGCGTGTCGGCAAGCGGTGACGGATTACCGTCAGAAGCATGGGATATGCGCGGAAGTTGTCGACATCGACGGGACCGGTGCGTTGTGGCGCAAGTGA
- a CDS encoding sulfotransferase family protein, translating into MRVSAATQPGDGTRPVALFIVGMPRSGTSALTRVLSLCGAALPARLHGAVSDNPLGRWEPRASLLLNDAILRRHRSAAFDPTFRLQAAGALDVETNAASIAKIRAYLSSLPAAPVVVIKDLQISVLSDMWFEAARQAGFDVAAVIAVRHPQEAIASFTARDGTTPELASALWLKFTLLAERHTRGLPRVVVEYANLLEDWRREVKRISAALRIDLETRDENAIEAFLRPDLHNQRHDGPVTEFFGTDWFATVFNALRAAAGDEAVDESALDRVLAAYRASEHSFRTAVEDFRYFQRRTRLVPPSIAKLSLEVVALAHRRRGTWA; encoded by the coding sequence ATGCGGGTGAGCGCCGCCACGCAGCCCGGCGACGGTACTCGTCCGGTCGCCCTGTTCATCGTGGGTATGCCCCGGTCAGGTACGTCGGCGCTCACGCGGGTACTTTCGCTGTGCGGCGCCGCACTCCCGGCCCGGTTGCACGGCGCGGTCTCGGACAACCCACTCGGTCGTTGGGAGCCTCGCGCATCGTTACTCCTCAACGATGCAATACTTCGCCGCCACCGAAGTGCCGCCTTCGACCCGACGTTTCGTCTGCAAGCCGCGGGTGCATTGGATGTCGAGACCAACGCTGCATCGATCGCCAAAATCAGGGCCTACCTCAGTTCGCTGCCCGCAGCGCCGGTGGTGGTGATCAAAGACCTGCAGATATCGGTGCTGTCCGACATGTGGTTCGAGGCGGCGCGTCAGGCGGGTTTCGATGTCGCGGCCGTGATAGCAGTGCGCCACCCGCAAGAGGCCATCGCCTCGTTCACTGCCCGGGATGGCACCACGCCGGAGCTTGCGAGTGCCTTGTGGCTGAAGTTCACGCTGCTGGCTGAACGGCACACGCGAGGCCTGCCGCGCGTCGTCGTCGAGTACGCGAACCTCCTCGAAGATTGGCGTCGCGAGGTAAAACGGATTTCCGCGGCGCTGCGAATAGATCTCGAGACCCGCGATGAGAATGCCATCGAGGCTTTTCTGAGACCGGATCTTCACAACCAGCGACACGATGGCCCGGTGACGGAGTTCTTCGGCACCGACTGGTTTGCCACCGTTTTCAACGCGCTTCGCGCGGCCGCGGGCGATGAGGCCGTAGATGAATCCGCGCTGGATCGTGTCCTGGCGGCGTATCGGGCAAGTGAGCACAGTTTCCGAACGGCCGTCGAGGATTTCCGCTATTTCCAGCGCCGGACCAGACTCGTCCCGCCATCAATCGCCAAGTTGAGCCTAGAGGTCGTAGCACTCGCTCACCGGCGCCGCGGAACCTGGGCGTAG
- a CDS encoding glycosyltransferase → MKFVLAFYGSRGDVEPCVAVGRELLCRGHDVRLAVSPNLVEFVESAGLTAAAFGPDARTWQELHRDFMMHLFRNFWRVRELIKLAREDWNLYAQFWREANTTLTSLAGGADLLFADAGFDQPAANVAEYFDIPLATLHTSPLRAHSELVPKSSPLIRVAMTFSKWLGWRLAKKFEDAQRRELGLPRATNPSPQRIAERGSLEIQAYDKACFPGVGDDWAENDRRRPLVGALTVEMPAKADEEASRWIAAGAPPIFFGFGSMPVQSPADTLAMIGAACAELGERALVCAAGTDFNDVPGLEHLKVVDTLNFAAIFPSCRAVVHHGGTGTTAAGLRAGVPSLILWTWLDQALWGAQVKRLKVGTSRRLSSTTKESLLEDLRTILAPDCVAEARDFATKMTKPTESAANAADRVEAFARARFIG, encoded by the coding sequence ATGAAATTTGTCCTTGCGTTTTATGGAAGTCGTGGCGATGTCGAGCCGTGTGTGGCTGTTGGCCGTGAGCTCCTTTGCCGGGGCCACGACGTGCGGCTGGCCGTCTCGCCGAACCTTGTCGAATTCGTTGAGTCGGCGGGGCTCACGGCCGCTGCATTCGGGCCGGATGCGCGGACATGGCAGGAGCTGCACCGCGACTTCATGATGCACCTGTTCCGCAACTTCTGGCGCGTTCGGGAGCTGATCAAATTGGCGCGCGAAGACTGGAATTTGTACGCCCAATTCTGGAGGGAGGCAAACACCACGCTGACATCGCTTGCCGGAGGGGCCGACTTGTTGTTCGCCGACGCGGGTTTTGATCAGCCTGCGGCAAATGTGGCGGAGTACTTCGACATTCCATTGGCGACGTTGCATACCTCCCCGCTGAGAGCGCATAGCGAGTTGGTCCCCAAGTCGTCGCCGCTGATTCGCGTTGCGATGACATTCTCCAAGTGGCTGGGTTGGCGCTTGGCCAAGAAGTTCGAGGACGCGCAGCGTCGTGAGTTGGGCCTGCCCAGGGCGACAAATCCGTCGCCGCAACGTATCGCCGAACGCGGTTCGCTGGAAATTCAGGCCTATGACAAGGCGTGCTTCCCGGGGGTGGGGGACGACTGGGCTGAGAACGACCGCCGACGGCCACTTGTCGGTGCGCTGACAGTGGAAATGCCGGCGAAAGCTGACGAGGAAGCCTCCAGATGGATTGCCGCAGGAGCTCCGCCGATCTTCTTCGGTTTCGGCAGCATGCCGGTCCAGTCTCCGGCCGACACGCTGGCGATGATCGGTGCGGCCTGTGCGGAGCTGGGCGAGAGGGCGCTGGTTTGCGCCGCTGGGACTGACTTCAACGACGTTCCGGGTCTCGAGCATCTCAAGGTGGTGGATACGCTCAATTTCGCGGCGATCTTTCCGTCCTGCCGCGCGGTCGTGCACCACGGTGGCACGGGCACCACCGCTGCGGGCCTGCGCGCAGGCGTCCCCTCTTTGATCCTCTGGACCTGGCTCGATCAGGCGCTGTGGGGGGCTCAGGTCAAGCGGTTGAAGGTCGGAACTTCCCGACGTTTGTCGAGTACCACCAAAGAGTCGCTACTTGAAGACCTACGCACCATACTCGCCCCGGATTGCGTTGCCGAGGCTCGCGACTTCGCGACCAAAATGACCAAACCGACCGAAAGTGCTGCGAACGCCGCCGATCGCGTCGAGGCCTTCGCCCGCGCCCGGTTCATCGGTTGA
- a CDS encoding Gfo/Idh/MocA family protein: protein MRIGILGTARIAPLALLKPAQQNAEVEVAAVAARDPARAHTFAAKHGIARVHDSYESLIADPDIHAVYIPLPNGLHGRWTRAALEADKHVLCEKPFASNAAEAREVAELAAKSDRVVMEGFHYRHHPLTSRAQEIIASGELGELKRVEVALCLLLPKFSDIRYDYSLAGGATMDVGCYTVDMARTFGGPISEVLSARAKLRDPQVDRAMTAELRFAGGHSGRVRCSMWSSDLMRVSAKVIGDRGELTVLSQRAPFRRLTVRSPGGNRVERFSPRSTYDYQLDAFAAAVLRGAPVGTTPEEAVENMTVIDEIYRAAGLPLREPAKR, encoded by the coding sequence GTGCGGATCGGCATCCTGGGCACAGCACGCATCGCGCCACTGGCACTCCTCAAGCCTGCTCAGCAGAACGCCGAGGTCGAGGTGGCCGCGGTGGCGGCACGAGATCCTGCTCGCGCTCATACCTTCGCCGCCAAGCATGGTATCGCCCGAGTACACGATAGCTACGAGTCGCTGATCGCCGACCCAGATATTCATGCTGTCTATATCCCGTTACCAAACGGCCTGCACGGCAGGTGGACTCGCGCCGCGTTAGAAGCCGACAAGCACGTGCTGTGCGAAAAGCCGTTCGCGTCAAACGCGGCCGAGGCCCGAGAAGTGGCCGAACTGGCTGCGAAGTCGGACAGGGTCGTCATGGAAGGGTTTCACTACCGCCACCACCCGCTGACTTCGCGAGCTCAGGAAATCATCGCCTCGGGCGAGTTGGGCGAGTTGAAGCGGGTTGAGGTCGCCTTGTGCCTGCTGCTTCCCAAGTTTTCGGATATCCGTTACGACTACTCTCTTGCCGGTGGTGCGACCATGGACGTCGGGTGCTACACGGTCGACATGGCACGCACGTTCGGCGGCCCTATCTCTGAAGTACTGTCCGCGCGGGCGAAATTGCGCGATCCTCAGGTGGACCGGGCGATGACGGCCGAGTTGAGGTTCGCAGGTGGACACTCGGGGCGGGTCCGCTGCTCCATGTGGTCTTCAGACTTGATGCGCGTGAGCGCAAAGGTGATTGGCGATCGTGGGGAGTTGACCGTGCTCAGTCAGAGGGCTCCTTTCCGTCGACTCACGGTTCGGTCACCCGGCGGCAATCGGGTTGAGCGTTTCTCTCCACGCTCCACTTACGACTATCAGCTCGACGCATTTGCCGCGGCAGTGCTGCGCGGTGCCCCGGTGGGGACGACACCGGAAGAGGCGGTCGAAAACATGACGGTCATCGACGAAATCTATCGGGCCGCAGGCCTGCCGCTTCGCGAACCCGCCAAGCGGTGA
- a CDS encoding GMC oxidoreductase, translating into MTWDVIVVGTGMGGGMLGYSLARSGRSVLFVEKGRSTLPGEPGTIRALPEVAEPLAGRSAEAYYDALARAGRSTDEIQDISGRFSRRFVPYLGSGTGGSSAIYGMACERFFVRDFTPRQDFRHPGDSTVPEAWPITYDQLSPWYAEAEKLLGVRGQPDPLRPETAEINLPAAPPFSADNQRLVDYLVGRGLHPYHLPMACDYSDGCASCHSHLCWNACKGDASRNCVLPAVTEHGAHLLSECRAVRLEADGTHVRKVICEDRSGTLALTARVVVLAAGALVTPVLLLNSRSGDWPGGLANSSDWVGRNLMRHLIDLVEIWPESNSKITDPNKEIGLNDFYFWEGEKYGTVQSFGAMPPMELLTNRPGLKASALRLVRPAARRVYERFFTGGLVLAPLMEDLPYLDNRVLPSDQPSPDGRQRLKIQYRLHASETERRATFLGQLRDVFKPFRKITLRGAEDNEALGHVCGTCRFGTDPMTSVLNPQNRAHEVDNLYVVDSSFFPSSAGLNPSLTVAANALRVAAHIDQSHFAS; encoded by the coding sequence GTGACCTGGGACGTGATCGTCGTAGGTACCGGTATGGGGGGCGGGATGCTCGGCTACTCGCTGGCCCGCTCCGGCCGCAGCGTGCTGTTCGTCGAGAAGGGGCGCTCCACACTGCCAGGCGAGCCGGGAACCATTCGCGCGCTGCCGGAAGTGGCCGAGCCGCTGGCCGGCCGATCGGCCGAAGCCTATTACGACGCCTTGGCCCGAGCTGGACGCTCCACCGACGAGATCCAAGACATCAGCGGACGCTTCTCGCGGCGGTTCGTGCCGTACCTCGGCAGTGGCACAGGAGGGTCATCGGCTATTTACGGCATGGCCTGCGAGCGGTTTTTCGTTCGCGATTTCACCCCCCGCCAAGACTTCCGCCACCCCGGCGATTCCACCGTGCCAGAAGCCTGGCCGATAACCTACGATCAATTATCGCCGTGGTATGCCGAGGCGGAGAAGCTGCTAGGGGTCCGCGGGCAACCCGATCCCCTACGGCCGGAGACGGCCGAAATCAATTTGCCTGCGGCGCCACCGTTTTCCGCAGACAATCAGCGGCTGGTCGACTATCTGGTAGGCCGAGGGTTACATCCTTACCACCTTCCCATGGCGTGCGATTACAGCGATGGTTGCGCTTCGTGCCACAGCCACCTCTGCTGGAATGCATGCAAAGGCGATGCAAGCCGCAATTGCGTGCTGCCCGCGGTGACCGAACACGGCGCCCACCTGTTGTCCGAGTGTCGAGCGGTGCGCCTGGAAGCGGACGGCACACACGTCCGCAAAGTGATCTGCGAGGACCGCTCCGGCACTTTGGCGCTGACAGCCCGGGTGGTGGTCCTTGCAGCCGGGGCGCTTGTTACGCCCGTGTTGTTGCTCAATTCGCGCTCCGGTGATTGGCCAGGCGGACTGGCGAACAGTTCAGACTGGGTGGGGCGCAACTTGATGCGCCATTTGATCGATCTGGTCGAAATCTGGCCGGAGTCCAACAGCAAGATCACAGACCCGAACAAGGAGATCGGGCTGAACGATTTTTACTTCTGGGAGGGTGAGAAGTACGGCACCGTGCAATCGTTCGGCGCAATGCCGCCGATGGAACTGCTCACTAACCGCCCTGGCCTCAAGGCAAGTGCGTTGCGTTTGGTACGACCAGCGGCGCGCCGCGTCTATGAGCGCTTCTTCACTGGCGGGCTGGTGCTGGCCCCGCTCATGGAAGACCTGCCCTACCTGGACAACCGCGTCCTGCCGTCCGATCAACCCAGCCCTGACGGGCGCCAGCGGCTGAAAATTCAATATCGTCTTCACGCCAGCGAGACCGAGCGCCGCGCAACGTTTTTGGGACAATTGAGAGACGTCTTCAAACCGTTTCGCAAAATCACGTTGCGGGGCGCCGAAGACAACGAGGCGCTCGGCCACGTCTGCGGGACATGCCGCTTCGGCACCGATCCGATGACCAGTGTCTTGAACCCCCAAAATCGGGCGCATGAAGTGGACAACCTGTACGTGGTCGACAGCTCGTTCTTCCCGTCCAGCGCCGGTTTGAATCCGAGTTTGACGGTGGCCGCCAACGCACTGCGGGTGGCCGCCCATATCGACCAATCGCATTTCGCCAGCTAA
- a CDS encoding GMC oxidoreductase: protein MGIGELSAHEAERVAWDVIVVGTGMGGGTLGYSLARSGRKVLFVEKGRSTLPDAPDTIRSSWPEVAEPRAGRSVETYYAALARAGRSTDQIEDISGRRTKMFVPFLGSGTGGSSSLYGMVCERFFERDFTPRQDFRDPGASTVPEAWPITYDEMRPWYTAAEELMGVRGQRDPLRPEMADVHLPAAPPFSTDNQPLVDYLTGRGLHPYHLPMACDYTDECATCQGYLCKKSCKNDAGRNCVLPAITEYGANLLAQCRAVRLEADGSEVRQVICEDRSGTVCLKAKVVVLAAGALATPVLLLNSRSGDWPGGLANRSDWVGRNLMRHLMDMIEIWPESDSKITAQNKEIGLNDFYFWEGQKYGTVQSAGSAEGPMELMTNRPGLQAKALRLVGPAARRVYERFFSGGLVLASILEDLPYLDNRVLLSGESTSNGRQRLRIQYRIHDNESARRATFLRQLKDLFKPFRTLVLPVAKSNTTVGHVSGTCRFGTDPKSSVLDPQNKAHGVDNLYVVDSSFFPSSSGLNPSLTVAANALRVAAHVEQAHFTS, encoded by the coding sequence TTGGGCATCGGCGAGCTGAGCGCGCACGAAGCGGAACGCGTGGCGTGGGACGTGATCGTGGTCGGCACCGGCATGGGTGGCGGAACGCTGGGCTACTCGCTCGCCCGCTCCGGCCGCAAGGTGCTGTTTGTTGAAAAGGGACGATCGACGCTGCCCGACGCGCCGGACACGATCCGTTCGTCATGGCCGGAAGTGGCCGAGCCGCGGGCGGGACGATCGGTCGAGACGTACTACGCCGCCCTGGCGCGGGCCGGGCGGTCTACGGACCAGATCGAGGACATCAGCGGACGCCGCACGAAAATGTTCGTGCCCTTCCTGGGCAGCGGGACCGGTGGATCGTCGTCCCTGTACGGCATGGTCTGCGAACGTTTCTTCGAGCGCGATTTCACGCCCCGGCAAGACTTCCGCGACCCCGGCGCCTCTACCGTGCCCGAAGCCTGGCCGATCACCTACGACGAGATGCGACCCTGGTACACCGCGGCCGAAGAACTGATGGGTGTCCGCGGCCAGCGCGATCCTCTGCGTCCCGAGATGGCCGACGTGCATCTACCGGCGGCGCCGCCGTTTTCAACCGACAACCAGCCGCTGGTCGACTACCTGACGGGCCGCGGTTTACACCCCTACCACCTGCCAATGGCCTGCGATTACACCGATGAATGTGCGACCTGTCAGGGCTATCTCTGTAAAAAGTCGTGCAAGAACGACGCTGGCCGTAATTGCGTACTGCCCGCCATCACCGAGTACGGTGCGAATCTGCTCGCGCAGTGCCGCGCCGTACGCCTGGAAGCAGACGGTAGCGAGGTGCGGCAGGTTATTTGCGAGGATCGTTCCGGCACCGTGTGCCTCAAGGCCAAGGTGGTGGTGCTGGCCGCCGGGGCCCTCGCCACTCCGGTGCTGTTGCTCAATTCCCGCTCCGGCGATTGGCCGGGCGGACTGGCCAACCGGTCGGATTGGGTGGGGCGCAACTTGATGCGCCACCTGATGGACATGATTGAGATCTGGCCGGAATCCGACAGCAAGATCACCGCCCAAAACAAAGAGATCGGTCTCAACGACTTCTACTTCTGGGAGGGACAGAAATACGGCACCGTGCAGTCCGCCGGTTCAGCAGAAGGCCCCATGGAGCTGATGACGAACCGCCCAGGCCTGCAGGCAAAGGCGCTGCGATTGGTGGGCCCGGCGGCACGCCGGGTTTACGAGCGGTTCTTCAGCGGCGGGTTGGTTCTGGCGTCGATCCTCGAAGACCTGCCATATCTGGACAACCGCGTTCTGTTGTCGGGCGAGTCCACTTCGAACGGCCGCCAGCGTCTACGGATTCAGTACCGGATCCACGACAACGAATCCGCTCGCCGTGCAACGTTTCTGCGGCAACTGAAAGATCTGTTCAAGCCTTTTCGCACTCTCGTTCTCCCCGTCGCGAAAAGCAATACGACCGTCGGCCATGTCTCTGGCACGTGCCGCTTCGGCACCGATCCCAAGTCCAGTGTGCTCGACCCGCAGAACAAGGCACACGGGGTGGACAACCTCTATGTTGTCGACAGCTCGTTCTTCCCGTCCAGCTCGGGATTGAATCCGAGCCTCACCGTTGCCGCCAATGCGTTGCGGGTGGCTGCCCACGTCGAGCAGGCGCACTTCACCAGCTGA
- a CDS encoding rhamnosyl O-methyltransferase, with protein sequence MGVIRQIASGVAGAIYRPSDAIAEEYHKWYYGTMVWLHTSWMGVPCQKSVSDMWNYQEILWSLRPSLVVEFGSFQGGSGVFFAHILRQTGQRFAVLSVDITHQNLHANAVKDPDVVWFESSSIAPQVAEKISQLRSEFPGPVFAILDSDHSRDHVLAEMKSLRPLLRAGDYMIVEDSNVNGHPVLPGMGPGPFEAIEDYEAEFPDDYVHDREREVKFGFTFATNGFMIRK encoded by the coding sequence ATGGGTGTGATTCGGCAGATAGCCAGCGGAGTGGCCGGAGCCATTTACCGGCCCAGCGACGCGATCGCCGAGGAATACCACAAGTGGTATTACGGCACGATGGTGTGGCTTCACACCTCCTGGATGGGTGTTCCGTGTCAGAAGTCGGTCAGCGACATGTGGAATTACCAAGAGATCCTCTGGTCGCTACGCCCCTCGTTGGTTGTGGAGTTCGGCTCGTTTCAGGGTGGCTCCGGTGTTTTCTTCGCCCACATATTGCGTCAGACCGGACAGCGGTTCGCGGTGTTGTCGGTCGACATCACGCATCAGAATCTGCATGCCAACGCGGTGAAGGATCCCGACGTGGTGTGGTTCGAGTCGTCATCGATTGCACCGCAGGTGGCTGAGAAGATCTCTCAGTTGCGATCCGAATTTCCGGGCCCGGTCTTCGCGATCTTGGACAGCGACCATAGCCGCGATCATGTGCTGGCCGAGATGAAATCGTTGCGGCCCCTGCTTCGGGCCGGGGATTACATGATTGTCGAGGACTCCAACGTGAACGGCCACCCGGTGCTTCCCGGAATGGGCCCGGGTCCTTTCGAGGCGATCGAAGACTACGAGGCGGAATTTCCCGACGATTACGTTCACGATCGAGAGCGGGAGGTGAAGTTCGGGTTCACCTTCGCCACGAATGGCTTCATGATTCGGAAATAG
- a CDS encoding class I SAM-dependent methyltransferase: MPADFEVTNLAARSLKSINSLRRNSINSFVLYVNSSGPAVLGRLEYRLRSARSNWGEPLNGQTGRLDLCRQIFAELPPAAIVETGTFIGNTTKFFADFGVPVYTAEKKPRYHAFAEERFRSARDRVHVVLADSRALLRQLAADPSFPKDGVFFYLDAHWYSDLPLAEEIEMIFGSWQRSVIMIDDFAVPGDSYSYDDYGPGAVLNDEYLDTLGRSDILRFYPSLPASQETGAKRGCVVLCGDPDIGLRLGKLPSLRSGTTPAGGLA, from the coding sequence GTGCCGGCTGACTTCGAGGTGACGAATCTGGCCGCCAGGTCACTGAAGTCGATCAACTCTCTTAGACGGAACTCGATCAACTCCTTTGTGCTCTACGTCAATAGCTCCGGCCCCGCGGTGCTCGGCAGGTTGGAGTACAGGTTGAGATCAGCGCGCTCGAACTGGGGCGAACCGCTGAACGGTCAAACTGGCCGGTTAGACCTGTGCCGGCAGATCTTCGCGGAGTTGCCGCCAGCGGCGATCGTCGAAACAGGCACTTTCATCGGGAACACAACGAAGTTCTTCGCCGACTTCGGTGTGCCGGTCTACACGGCGGAGAAGAAGCCTCGGTATCACGCCTTTGCAGAAGAACGGTTTCGTTCGGCGCGTGACCGGGTGCACGTCGTGCTGGCAGACAGCCGCGCCCTGCTGCGTCAGCTGGCCGCGGATCCGTCATTTCCGAAGGATGGTGTCTTCTTTTACCTTGACGCACACTGGTATTCAGACCTACCGCTCGCCGAGGAGATCGAGATGATCTTCGGATCATGGCAGCGGTCGGTCATCATGATCGACGACTTCGCCGTCCCCGGCGACTCCTACAGTTACGACGACTACGGGCCTGGCGCGGTTTTGAATGACGAGTATCTCGACACGCTCGGACGCAGCGACATACTCAGGTTTTATCCGTCGTTACCGGCCAGCCAAGAAACCGGCGCCAAGCGCGGCTGTGTCGTCTTGTGCGGCGATCCCGACATCGGACTCCGGCTCGGCAAGTTGCCAAGTCTGCGGTCGGGCACAACGCCTGCCGGCGGGCTCGCGTAG
- a CDS encoding phthiotriol/phenolphthiotriol dimycocerosates methyltransferase translates to MDRLNYHPLIWNLGYKLQKRSYRNITRRFDADDVVFLNYGYEEDPPMGISLDAGDERDRYPIQLYHRTATQAGDLSGSDVLEVGCGHGGGASYLARTLHPARYVALDLNPNGIDFCRRRHQLPGLEFVVGDAQDLPFPDQSFDAVINIESSIHYPDFRLFLTEVERVLRPGGRFLYADGRFSPHISDWEAALASAPMKMLSHRDINTEILRGMDENSKRWQKLLDRHDSKLLRATCQFVQGSKVYRAMESGEFSYRMYFFAKD, encoded by the coding sequence ATGGATCGCTTGAACTACCACCCGCTTATCTGGAACCTCGGCTACAAACTTCAAAAGCGCAGTTATCGCAACATCACTCGTAGGTTCGACGCCGACGACGTCGTATTCCTCAACTACGGTTACGAGGAAGACCCGCCGATGGGGATTAGCCTGGATGCCGGGGACGAACGGGACCGGTATCCCATTCAGCTCTACCATCGCACCGCGACTCAGGCCGGTGATCTCAGCGGTTCCGATGTACTCGAGGTTGGATGCGGCCACGGTGGTGGCGCCTCCTATCTAGCGCGCACCCTGCATCCGGCCCGTTACGTGGCATTGGACCTGAATCCCAATGGGATAGACTTCTGCCGCCGGCGCCACCAACTGCCGGGGCTGGAATTCGTCGTCGGCGACGCCCAGGACCTGCCGTTTCCCGATCAGTCGTTCGACGCGGTGATCAATATCGAGTCTTCGATCCACTACCCGGACTTTCGGCTGTTTCTTACTGAAGTGGAGCGGGTGCTTCGTCCGGGCGGACGGTTCCTCTACGCAGACGGCCGCTTCTCTCCTCATATCTCTGACTGGGAGGCGGCCTTGGCGAGTGCGCCGATGAAGATGCTCTCGCACCGGGACATCAACACGGAGATCTTGCGCGGGATGGATGAGAATTCAAAGCGCTGGCAAAAACTACTCGATCGCCACGACTCCAAGCTGTTGCGCGCAACCTGTCAGTTCGTGCAAGGCTCGAAGGTCTATCGCGCCATGGAGAGCGGGGAATTCTCGTACCGCATGTACTTCTTCGCGAAAGACTAG